A window from Chroicocephalus ridibundus chromosome 19, bChrRid1.1, whole genome shotgun sequence encodes these proteins:
- the ADPRS gene encoding ADP-ribosylhydrolase ARH3: protein MAAAAGSGSGTGRATARPRPGAARFRGCLAGALLGDCLGAVFEGRSVVKLPDLLRFLRGLEPASEPPETAEPAGSARRETLSYTDDTAMSRSVVQSLLAKREFDEVDMAKRFAEEYKKEPNRGYGMAVVNVFKKLLSPKCNDVFEPARAQFNGKGSYGNGGAMRVAGISLVYSDVQDVKKFAKLSAELTHANSLGYNGAILQALAVHLALQGELSKETFLEQLISHMEDVEADDKSLTDARALGFEDLPFSRRLKKIKEFLELSSVPKADVLFELGNGIAALRSVPTAIYSFLRCMDADPDIPDHYNNLQRTIIYCISLGGDTDTIATMAGAIAGAYYGEEQIPPSWEQSCEAFQETQKLANSLYELYCQRL from the exons atggcggcggcggcgggttcGGGTTCAGGCACCGGGCGAGCGACGGCGCGGCCTCGGCCGGGAGCCGCCCGGTTCCGTGGCTGTTTGGCCGGGGCTTTGTTGGGTGATTGCCTGGGCGCCGTCTTCGAAGGCAGGAGCGTGGTGAAGCTGCCCGACCTTCTACGCTTCCTCCGAGGCCTGGAACCGGCCTCCGAGCCGCCTGAAACGGCGGAACCGGCCGGTAGCGCCCGTAGAG AGACGCTTTCGTACACGGACGACACGGCCATGAGCAGGTCGGTGGTGCAGTCCCTGCTAGCCAAGCGAGAGTTTGATGAAGTTGATATGGCCAAGAG GTTTGCTGAGGAGTACAAGAAGGAACCCAACCGGGGCTATGGGATGGCCGTTGTCAATGTCTTCAAGAAGCTCCTGAGCCCCAAGTGCAATGATGTGTTTGAACCAGCAAGAGCCCAGTTTAACGGGAAAGGCTCCTATGGCAATGGCGGTGCCATGAGGGTGGCAGGCATCTCACTGGTGTATTCTGATGTCCAGGATGTTAAGAAG tttgcAAAGCTGAGTGCTGAGTTAACCCATGCCAACTCCTTGGGCTACAACGGGGCCATCCTGCAGGCCCTGGCTGTGCATCTGGCCCTGCAGGGAGAGCTCAGCAAGGAGACCTTCCTGGAGCAGCTCATTAGCCACATGGAAGACGTAGAGGCAGATGATAAGTCTCTTACTGATGCCCGAGC GCTGGGATTTGAAGATTTACCGTTTTCGAGGCgtctaaagaaaataaaggaattctTGGAACTCAGCAGTGTTCCCAAAGCAGATGTGTTGTTTGAACTAG GGAATGGCATTGCTGCTTTGCGGTCTGTCCCTACTGCAATTTACTCCTTCTTGCGCTGTATGGACGCTGACCCGGATATTCCTGATCACTACAACAACCTGCAGAGGACCATCATCTACTGTATCTCTCTGGGTGGAGACACAGATACCATTGCTACCATGGCAGGAGCCATTGCAGGGGCTTATTATGGGGAGGAGCAGATACCCCCGAGttgggagcagagctgtgaagcTTTTCAAGAGACACAGAAGCTGGCAAATAGCTTGTATGAACTCTACTGCCAGCGGCTCTGA
- the TEKT2 gene encoding tektin-2 isoform X2 translates to MPFKVTGKSFVNCSGGCCAAPAACGPQLWWGRSGPTPCRGGHPIPRGYWLFVWVFLKDNDDNSWFWCCFAPVCGATAADTGRAAAPAPRPVPLRGRGRPRRRKAPPLGNGPARAWQPALRRRGRGLKGDGRGPGPGPESHLFSKMATLSVKPGQRFTVPDWHTNSHLISADAERQRSASHLVRQEARALRNETNNQAKWDEHDNQTRLTERISSVNRWKETLDKCLADIDAEIDALAKVKEAAECALQAKNLPLDVSIECLTLRESRRAIDLVRDPVGEELCKEVKVIDKAKRELQQRVHEAFEQLCLLQEARQQLSCDHRCKMEALEIDRMCLSLSVNSPNISFKVNPTRVPDGSTAPDEWERNSQCNKEHAEAEMKASTELREAALLTIAQTLEEITEMEEDIRRLEEDLRRKMQDLKVAHTRLETRTYRPNVELCRDQVQYGLTDEVHQLEGTIRALKQKLAESQDALDALYRQLYCVQTDIGYKANSLLLDNKCLESRRRLVVPAEKFVPELDTFNRTTNRALSPPKSGQLELARCAGEKATGDSVP, encoded by the exons ATGCCATTTAAAGTAACGGGGAAGAGCTTTGTGAATTGCTCTGGTGGGTGTTGTGCTGCCCCTGCAGCCTGCGGGCCGCAGCTGTGGTGGGGGCGCAGTGGACCCACTCCCTgccggggggggcaccccatCCCACGGGGTTATtggttatttgtttgggtttttttaaaagataacgATGATAATAGCTGGTTTTGGTGTTGCTTTGCCCCAGTTTGCGGTGCAACTGCAGCAGACACAGGCCGCGCTgccgcccccgctccccgtcccgtccccctccGCGGCCGAGGACGCCCGAGGCGGCGGAAAGCGCCGCCGCTTGGCAACGGGCCCGCGCGTGCCTGGCAACCGGCCctgaggcggcggggccggggcctgaAAG GTGACGGGagagggccggggccggggcctgaaAG TCACCTGTTTAGCAAGATGGCCACACTGAGTGTAAAGCCAGGACAGCGGTTCACTGTGCCGGATTGGCACACCAACTCCCATCTCATCTCAGCCGATGCTGAACGCCAGCGCTCTGCTTCCCACCTAGTCCGGCAGGAAGCCCGAGCTCTCCGCAACGAAACCAACAACCAG GCGAAATGGGATGAGCACGACAACCAAACCCGCCTGACTGAACGTATCAGCAGCGTGAACAGATGGAAAGAGACCCTGGACAAATGCCTCGCAGACATAGATGCGGAAATCGATGCCTTAGCCAAA GTGAAGGAAGCAGCAGAATGTGCCCTCCAGGCAAAGAACTTGCCTTTGGATGTTTCCATTGAGTGCCTGACGCTCCGGGAGAGCCGCCGTGCTATCGATTTGGTGAGGGACCCTGTGGGCGAAGAACTGTGCAAGGAGGTGAAGGTGATCGACAAAGCCAAGAGAGAACTGCAGCAGAGAGTGCATGAAGCCTTCGAACAGCTATG TCTCTTACAGGAAGCTCgccagcagctgagctgtgacCATCGGTGCAAGATGGAAGCATTGGAAATAGATCGCATGTGCTTATCCCTCAGCGTCAACTCTCCCAACATCTCCTTCAAGGTCAACCCAACCCGCGTCCCAGATGG ATCAACTGCACCTGATGAGTGGGAACGGAATAGCCAATGTAACAAGGAGCATGCTGAGGCAGAAATGAAAGCCTCGACTGAGCTCCGAGAAGCAGCACTGCTTACCATTGCACAG ACCTTGGAGGAAATTACTGAGATGGAGGAGGACATCCGACGCTTGGAGGAAGATCTTAGAAGGAAAATGCAAGATCTGAAAGTGGCACACACCCGCCTGGAGACCCGCACGTATCGGCCCAATGTGGAGCTCTGTCGGGATCAG GTCCAGTATGGGCTCACAGATGAGGTCCACCAGCTGGAAGGAACGATCCGCGCACTCAAACAGAAGCTGGCAGAGTCACA GGACGCCTTGGACGCTCTTTACAGACAACTTTACTGCGTTCAGACAGATATCGGCTACAAAGCCAATTCCCTGCTGCTGGACAACAAGTGCTTGGAGAGCCGGAGAAGGCTCGTGGTCCCCGCCGAGAAATTTGTGCCAGAGCTCGACACTTTCAACCGGACCACGAACCGCGCGCTCTCCCCACCGAAGAGCGGGCAGCTGGAGCTGGCTCGGTGCGCCGGGGAGAAAGCTACCGGTGACTCAGTTCCGTAG
- the TEKT2 gene encoding tektin-2 isoform X1, translating to MPFKVTGKSFVNCSGGCCAAPAACGPQLWWGRSGPTPCRGGHPIPRGYWLFVWVFLKDNDDNSWFWCCFAPVCGATAADTGRAAAPAPRPVPLRGRGRPRRRKAPPLGNGPARAWQPALRRRGRGLKGDGRGPGPGPESHLFSKMATLSVKPGQRFTVPDWHTNSHLISADAERQRSASHLVRQEARALRNETNNQAKWDEHDNQTRLTERISSVNRWKETLDKCLADIDAEIDALAKVKEAAECALQAKNLPLDVSIECLTLRESRRAIDLVRDPVGEELCKEVKVIDKAKRELQQRVHEAFEQLCLLQEARQQLSCDHRCKMEALEIDRMCLSLSVNSPNISFKVNPTRVPDGSTAPDEWERNSQCNKEHAEAEMKASTELREAALLTIAQTNNELEAQRVATEFALRKRIRDLDRAYDELKWQEQNTLEEITEMEEDIRRLEEDLRRKMQDLKVAHTRLETRTYRPNVELCRDQVQYGLTDEVHQLEGTIRALKQKLAESQDALDALYRQLYCVQTDIGYKANSLLLDNKCLESRRRLVVPAEKFVPELDTFNRTTNRALSPPKSGQLELARCAGEKATGDSVP from the exons ATGCCATTTAAAGTAACGGGGAAGAGCTTTGTGAATTGCTCTGGTGGGTGTTGTGCTGCCCCTGCAGCCTGCGGGCCGCAGCTGTGGTGGGGGCGCAGTGGACCCACTCCCTgccggggggggcaccccatCCCACGGGGTTATtggttatttgtttgggtttttttaaaagataacgATGATAATAGCTGGTTTTGGTGTTGCTTTGCCCCAGTTTGCGGTGCAACTGCAGCAGACACAGGCCGCGCTgccgcccccgctccccgtcccgtccccctccGCGGCCGAGGACGCCCGAGGCGGCGGAAAGCGCCGCCGCTTGGCAACGGGCCCGCGCGTGCCTGGCAACCGGCCctgaggcggcggggccggggcctgaAAG GTGACGGGagagggccggggccggggcctgaaAG TCACCTGTTTAGCAAGATGGCCACACTGAGTGTAAAGCCAGGACAGCGGTTCACTGTGCCGGATTGGCACACCAACTCCCATCTCATCTCAGCCGATGCTGAACGCCAGCGCTCTGCTTCCCACCTAGTCCGGCAGGAAGCCCGAGCTCTCCGCAACGAAACCAACAACCAG GCGAAATGGGATGAGCACGACAACCAAACCCGCCTGACTGAACGTATCAGCAGCGTGAACAGATGGAAAGAGACCCTGGACAAATGCCTCGCAGACATAGATGCGGAAATCGATGCCTTAGCCAAA GTGAAGGAAGCAGCAGAATGTGCCCTCCAGGCAAAGAACTTGCCTTTGGATGTTTCCATTGAGTGCCTGACGCTCCGGGAGAGCCGCCGTGCTATCGATTTGGTGAGGGACCCTGTGGGCGAAGAACTGTGCAAGGAGGTGAAGGTGATCGACAAAGCCAAGAGAGAACTGCAGCAGAGAGTGCATGAAGCCTTCGAACAGCTATG TCTCTTACAGGAAGCTCgccagcagctgagctgtgacCATCGGTGCAAGATGGAAGCATTGGAAATAGATCGCATGTGCTTATCCCTCAGCGTCAACTCTCCCAACATCTCCTTCAAGGTCAACCCAACCCGCGTCCCAGATGG ATCAACTGCACCTGATGAGTGGGAACGGAATAGCCAATGTAACAAGGAGCATGCTGAGGCAGAAATGAAAGCCTCGACTGAGCTCCGAGAAGCAGCACTGCTTACCATTGCACAG ACAAACAACGAGCTGGAGGCTCAGCGTGTAGCTACAGAGTTTGCCTTGCGCAAGAGGATTAGAGACCTGGACAGAGCCTACGATGAGCTGAAATGGCAGGAGCAGAAT ACCTTGGAGGAAATTACTGAGATGGAGGAGGACATCCGACGCTTGGAGGAAGATCTTAGAAGGAAAATGCAAGATCTGAAAGTGGCACACACCCGCCTGGAGACCCGCACGTATCGGCCCAATGTGGAGCTCTGTCGGGATCAG GTCCAGTATGGGCTCACAGATGAGGTCCACCAGCTGGAAGGAACGATCCGCGCACTCAAACAGAAGCTGGCAGAGTCACA GGACGCCTTGGACGCTCTTTACAGACAACTTTACTGCGTTCAGACAGATATCGGCTACAAAGCCAATTCCCTGCTGCTGGACAACAAGTGCTTGGAGAGCCGGAGAAGGCTCGTGGTCCCCGCCGAGAAATTTGTGCCAGAGCTCGACACTTTCAACCGGACCACGAACCGCGCGCTCTCCCCACCGAAGAGCGGGCAGCTGGAGCTGGCTCGGTGCGCCGGGGAGAAAGCTACCGGTGACTCAGTTCCGTAG
- the TEKT2 gene encoding tektin-2 isoform X3 yields the protein MATLSVKPGQRFTVPDWHTNSHLISADAERQRSASHLVRQEARALRNETNNQAKWDEHDNQTRLTERISSVNRWKETLDKCLADIDAEIDALAKVKEAAECALQAKNLPLDVSIECLTLRESRRAIDLVRDPVGEELCKEVKVIDKAKRELQQRVHEAFEQLCLLQEARQQLSCDHRCKMEALEIDRMCLSLSVNSPNISFKVNPTRVPDGSTAPDEWERNSQCNKEHAEAEMKASTELREAALLTIAQTNNELEAQRVATEFALRKRIRDLDRAYDELKWQEQNTLEEITEMEEDIRRLEEDLRRKMQDLKVAHTRLETRTYRPNVELCRDQVQYGLTDEVHQLEGTIRALKQKLAESQDALDALYRQLYCVQTDIGYKANSLLLDNKCLESRRRLVVPAEKFVPELDTFNRTTNRALSPPKSGQLELARCAGEKATGDSVP from the exons ATGGCCACACTGAGTGTAAAGCCAGGACAGCGGTTCACTGTGCCGGATTGGCACACCAACTCCCATCTCATCTCAGCCGATGCTGAACGCCAGCGCTCTGCTTCCCACCTAGTCCGGCAGGAAGCCCGAGCTCTCCGCAACGAAACCAACAACCAG GCGAAATGGGATGAGCACGACAACCAAACCCGCCTGACTGAACGTATCAGCAGCGTGAACAGATGGAAAGAGACCCTGGACAAATGCCTCGCAGACATAGATGCGGAAATCGATGCCTTAGCCAAA GTGAAGGAAGCAGCAGAATGTGCCCTCCAGGCAAAGAACTTGCCTTTGGATGTTTCCATTGAGTGCCTGACGCTCCGGGAGAGCCGCCGTGCTATCGATTTGGTGAGGGACCCTGTGGGCGAAGAACTGTGCAAGGAGGTGAAGGTGATCGACAAAGCCAAGAGAGAACTGCAGCAGAGAGTGCATGAAGCCTTCGAACAGCTATG TCTCTTACAGGAAGCTCgccagcagctgagctgtgacCATCGGTGCAAGATGGAAGCATTGGAAATAGATCGCATGTGCTTATCCCTCAGCGTCAACTCTCCCAACATCTCCTTCAAGGTCAACCCAACCCGCGTCCCAGATGG ATCAACTGCACCTGATGAGTGGGAACGGAATAGCCAATGTAACAAGGAGCATGCTGAGGCAGAAATGAAAGCCTCGACTGAGCTCCGAGAAGCAGCACTGCTTACCATTGCACAG ACAAACAACGAGCTGGAGGCTCAGCGTGTAGCTACAGAGTTTGCCTTGCGCAAGAGGATTAGAGACCTGGACAGAGCCTACGATGAGCTGAAATGGCAGGAGCAGAAT ACCTTGGAGGAAATTACTGAGATGGAGGAGGACATCCGACGCTTGGAGGAAGATCTTAGAAGGAAAATGCAAGATCTGAAAGTGGCACACACCCGCCTGGAGACCCGCACGTATCGGCCCAATGTGGAGCTCTGTCGGGATCAG GTCCAGTATGGGCTCACAGATGAGGTCCACCAGCTGGAAGGAACGATCCGCGCACTCAAACAGAAGCTGGCAGAGTCACA GGACGCCTTGGACGCTCTTTACAGACAACTTTACTGCGTTCAGACAGATATCGGCTACAAAGCCAATTCCCTGCTGCTGGACAACAAGTGCTTGGAGAGCCGGAGAAGGCTCGTGGTCCCCGCCGAGAAATTTGTGCCAGAGCTCGACACTTTCAACCGGACCACGAACCGCGCGCTCTCCCCACCGAAGAGCGGGCAGCTGGAGCTGGCTCGGTGCGCCGGGGAGAAAGCTACCGGTGACTCAGTTCCGTAG
- the COL8A2 gene encoding collagen alpha-2(VIII) chain: MLPDTVALLVVLVMVLGLRSAAGGGAGGYAQVKYMQPMVKGPLGPPFREGKGQYLDMPPLLPMDLKGEPGPPGKPGPRGPPGPPGYPGKPGTGKPGMHGQPGPAGPPGFSGIGKPGIPGLPGKAGMKGMPGAKGEPGMRGEQGPRGLPGPPGLPGPAGISVNGKPGPQGGPGLPGFRGEPGPKGEPGPRGERGMKGENGVGKPGLPGPRGNGGPPGPAGPPGPVGVGKPGLDGLPGAPGEKGDMGPPGGPGVNGEPGPMGPRGPPGIDGIGVPGAAGVPGIQGPMGPKGEPGIRGLPGLPGPTGYGKPGLPGLKGDRGQPGVPGAIGDKGEPGADGEPGEPGPAGIIGPPGPPGSMGLPGKHGLPGSKGDVGPSGPPGMPGMRGDQGLNGFAGKPGVPGERGLPGSQGPPGPTGPKGEPGFIGLPGVPGLTGGPGPKGDGGIPGQPGLRGPSGIPGLQGPAGPMGPQGLPGLKGEPGLPGVPGEGKTGEPGMAGPIGPPGMPGTPGLNGPPGPPGPPGPPGAPGVFDETGIAGLHLPDGGVEGAVLGNGKPGKPQYGRGELSARIAPAFTAILTSPFPASGMPVKFDRTLYNGHNGYNPVTGIFTCPVSGIYYFAYHVHVKGTNVWVALYKNNVPATYTYDEYKKGYLDQASGSAVLELKENDQVWVQMPSDQANGLYSTEYIHSSFSGFLLCPT; encoded by the coding sequence AcatgccgccgctgctgccgatGGACCTCAAAGGGGAGCCAGGACCGCCAGGGAAGCCCGGCCCACGTGgaccccccgggccccccggctACCCGGGAAAGCCGGGCACAGGGAAGCCGGGAATGCACGGCCAGCCCGGGCCCGCTGGGCCCCCCGGCTTCTCGGGCATTGGGAAACCCGGCATCCCAGGACTCCCCGGAAAGGCGGGTATGAAAGGGATGCCCGGAGCCAAGGGTGAGCCCGGCATGCGAGGAGAGCAAGGGCCAAGAGGACTGCCCggccccccggggctgccggggccggccGGCATCTCAGTCAATGGGAAGCCAGGCCCCCAGGGTGGCCCCGGCCTACCTGGGTTTCGGGGCGAGCCTGGCCCGAAAGGAGAGCCGGGTCCCCGGGGAGAGCGAGGGATGAAGGGTGAAAATGGTGTTGGGAAGCCAGGGCTACCAGGACCCCGGGGGAATGGGGGCCCTCCGGGGCCCGCAGGGCCCCCAGGGCCTGTCGGCGTTGGAAAACCCGGCCTCGACGGCCTGCCGGGTGCACCGGGGGAGAAGGGCGACATGGGCCCTCCGGGCGGGCCTGGCGTCAACGGGGAGCCCGGCCCCATGGGGCCGCGGGGACCCCCTGGCATCGACGGGATCGGCGTCCCGGGTGCTGCGGGGGTGCCAGGGATACAGGGCCCCATGGGACCAAAGGGAGAGCCTGGCATCCGTGGCCTCCCTGGTTTGCCGGGCCCAACGGGCTACGGGAAGCCGGGCTTGCCTGGCCTAAAAGGAGACCGCGGGCAGCCGGGGGTGCCGGGAGCCATCGGCGATAAGGGGGAACCTGGCGCTGACGGGGAGCCGGGTGAGCCGGGCCCTGCCGGCATCATTGGGCCACCAGGCCCGCCGGGGTCCATGGGCCTGCCAGGCAAGCACGGGTTGCCTGGCTCCAAAGGGGATGTGGGGCCGAGCGGGCCCCCGGGAATGCCGGGGATGCGCGGCGACCAGGGCCTGAACGGCTTCGCGGGGAAGCCGGGGGTGCCGGGAGAAAGGGGCCTGCCCGGGTCACAGGGACCCCCCGGCCCAACGGGTCCGAAAGGAGAACCGGGGTTCATCGGGCTCCCGGGGGTGCCAGGATTAACGGGCGGCCCCGGGCCGAAAGGGGACGGAGGGATcccggggcagccggggctgAGGGGCCCCTCCGGCATCCCGGGCTTGCAAGGACCTGCAGGTCCCATGGGGCCTCAGGGGTTACCGGGGCTGAAAGGGGAGCCTGGGCTCCCTGGGGTTCCCGGTGAGGGGAAGACGGGCGAGCCCGGCATGGCCGGACCCATTGGCCCCCCAGGAATGCCGGGAACACCAGGGCTGAACGGGCCGCCGGGCCCGCCAGGGCCACCTGGGCCACCGGGAGCGCCCGGCGTGTTCGACGAGACGGGCATCGCGGGGCTGCACCTGCCGGACGGTGGCGTGGAGGGGGCCGTTCTGGGCAACGGCAAGCCGGGGAAGCCGCAGTACGGCCGAGGAGAGCTCTCCGCCCGGATCGCACCAGCCTTCACCGCCATCCTCACCTCCCCCTTCCCGGCGTCAGGCATGCCGGTCAAGTTCGACCGGACTTTGTATAATGGGCACAACGGCTACAACCCAGTCACCGGGATATTCACCTGCCCCGTATCCGGCATCTACTACTTTGCCTACCACGTGCATGTCAAAGGGACAAACGTTTGGGTGGCGCTTTATAAGAACAACGTGCCTGCCACCTACACCTACGACGAGTACAAAAAGGGCTACCTGGACCAGGCCTCGGGCAGTGCCGTGCTTGAACTCAAGGAGAACGACCAAGTCTGGGTACAAATGCCCTCGGACCAGGCCAACGGGTTGTACTCCACGGAATACATCCACTCCTCCTTCTCCGGGTTCCTGCTTTGCCCCACATAA